A DNA window from Mycobacterium sp. IDR2000157661 contains the following coding sequences:
- a CDS encoding arginine repressor produces MAVGASGSRAVTSAATRAGRQARIVSILSTQSVHSQGELAAMLAGEGIDVTQATLSRDLEELGAVKLRGADGGVGVYVVPEDGSPVRGVSGGTERMSRLLAELLVSTDASGNLAILRTPPGAAHYLASAIDRAALPFVVGTVAGDDTILVVAREPMTGAELATKFEGIQQKETGNR; encoded by the coding sequence GTGGCTGTTGGAGCGAGCGGGAGTCGAGCAGTGACCTCAGCGGCGACCAGGGCGGGCAGGCAGGCGCGCATCGTGTCGATCCTGTCGACGCAGTCCGTACACAGCCAGGGTGAGCTGGCCGCGATGCTGGCCGGCGAGGGCATCGATGTCACCCAGGCGACGCTGTCGCGCGACCTCGAGGAACTCGGCGCGGTCAAACTGCGTGGGGCAGACGGCGGCGTCGGCGTCTACGTCGTGCCCGAGGACGGCAGTCCGGTGCGCGGCGTCTCCGGCGGCACGGAACGGATGTCACGGCTGCTGGCCGAGCTACTGGTGTCCACCGACGCCAGTGGCAACCTCGCGATCCTGCGCACCCCGCCGGGCGCGGCCCACTACCTCGCCAGCGCGATCGACCGGGCGGCGCTGCCGTTCGTCGTGGGCACCGTCGCCGGCGACGACACCATCCTGGTCGTCGCCCGCGAGCCGATGACCGGCGCGGAACTGGCGACGAAATTCGAAGGCATCCAACAGAAGGAGACTGGTAACCGATGA
- a CDS encoding Trm112 family protein, which translates to MALDARLLEILVCPQDRGPLLLVEDEYLYNPRLRRAYRIDGGIPVLLIDEAVAVTDDGEHQRMLDLASGQVG; encoded by the coding sequence ATGGCTCTGGACGCCAGGCTTCTGGAGATCCTGGTCTGTCCGCAGGATCGCGGACCGTTGCTGCTCGTCGAGGACGAGTATCTCTACAACCCGCGGCTGCGCCGCGCCTACCGCATCGACGGCGGGATTCCGGTGTTGTTGATCGACGAGGCTGTCGCGGTCACCGATGACGGCGAACACCAGCGGATGCTCGATCTTGCGTCAGGACAGGTCGGGTAG
- a CDS encoding argininosuccinate synthase, producing MSERVILAYSGGLDTSVAISWIGKETGREVVAVAIDLGQGGEDMEVIRQRALDCGAVEAVVVDARDEFAEQYCLPAIQSNALYMDRYPLVSALSRPLIVKHLVAAARKHGGGTVAHGCTGKGNDQVRFEVGFNSLAPDLQVLAPVRDYAWTREKAIAFAEENAIPINVTKRSPFSIDQNVWGRAVETGFLEHLWNAPTKDVYDYTVDPTVNWGVPDEVVVGFERGVPVSIDGRPVSVLEAIEELNRRGGEQGVGRLDVVEDRLVGIKSREIYEAPGAMVLITAHTELEHVTLERELGRFKRGTDRKWGELVYDGLWYSPLKTALETFVASTQEHVSGEIRMVLHGGHIAVNGRRSAESLYDFNLATYDEGDTFDQSAARGFVQIHGLSSSISARRDLAGK from the coding sequence ATGAGCGAACGCGTCATCCTGGCGTACTCCGGAGGTCTGGATACCTCGGTGGCGATCAGCTGGATCGGCAAGGAGACCGGACGCGAGGTGGTCGCCGTCGCGATCGACCTCGGACAGGGCGGCGAGGACATGGAGGTCATCCGGCAGCGCGCGCTCGACTGCGGGGCGGTCGAGGCAGTCGTCGTGGACGCCCGCGACGAGTTCGCCGAGCAGTACTGCCTGCCCGCGATCCAGTCCAACGCGCTCTACATGGACCGCTACCCGTTGGTGTCCGCACTGAGCCGGCCGCTGATCGTCAAGCACCTGGTGGCCGCGGCGCGCAAGCACGGCGGCGGCACCGTCGCACACGGTTGTACCGGCAAGGGCAACGACCAGGTGCGCTTCGAGGTCGGGTTCAATTCGCTGGCCCCGGATCTTCAGGTGCTCGCGCCGGTCCGCGACTACGCGTGGACCCGCGAGAAGGCCATCGCATTCGCCGAAGAGAACGCGATTCCCATCAACGTCACCAAGCGCTCCCCATTCTCCATCGACCAGAACGTGTGGGGCCGCGCCGTGGAAACCGGCTTCCTGGAGCATCTCTGGAACGCGCCGACCAAGGACGTCTACGACTACACCGTCGACCCGACGGTCAACTGGGGGGTCCCCGACGAGGTCGTCGTCGGCTTCGAGCGCGGTGTCCCGGTGTCCATCGACGGCAGGCCGGTGAGCGTCTTGGAGGCCATCGAGGAGCTCAACCGGCGCGGCGGTGAGCAGGGTGTCGGCAGGCTCGACGTCGTCGAGGACCGCCTGGTGGGCATCAAGAGCCGCGAGATCTACGAGGCGCCGGGGGCGATGGTGTTGATCACCGCGCACACCGAGCTCGAACACGTCACCCTCGAACGCGAGCTCGGCCGCTTCAAGCGGGGCACCGACCGCAAATGGGGCGAGCTCGTCTACGACGGGCTTTGGTATTCGCCGCTGAAGACCGCGCTGGAAACGTTCGTCGCCAGTACCCAGGAGCACGTCTCGGGGGAGATCCGAATGGTGTTGCACGGCGGGCACATCGCGGTCAACGGTCGCCGCAGCGCAGAGTCGCTGTACGACTTCAACCTCGCCACCTACGACGAAGGCGACACGTTCGACCAGTCCGCGGCCCGCGGCTTCGTGCAGATCCACGGCCTGTCGTCGAGCATCTCGGCCCGCCGGGATCTGGCCGGTAAGTGA
- a CDS encoding ABC-F family ATP-binding cassette domain-containing protein, giving the protein MANLINVERVTVSYGTRTLLDAVSLGIDDGDAVGVVGRNGDGKTTLLQILTTAREPDSGRVTHTSGLSVGYLHQSDDFGAQATVREVIVGGRPDHVWAAEPHTRDVVSHLLGGVDVDTTVGHLSGGERRRVALATVLIAGHDVLVLDEPTNHLDVEVIGWLAGHLNARPARALVVVSHDRWFLDAVCTRTWEVHSESGKGRVDGYEGGYAAYVLARAERMRLAAGAEARRQNLMRKELAWLRRGPPARTSKPKFRIQAANELIANEPPPRDSLVLQSFATTRLGKDVFDLHRVRLEAGDTVVLDKIDWSIGPGARIGLVGVNGTGKTTVLRLLAGELAPTAGTIKRGATLKIGYLSQALAELGGAERVLDAIENRRRITELAGGREISADTLLRDFGFTGDKLTARVAELSGGERRRLQFLRMLLDEPNVLLLDEPTNDLDIDTLTVIEDYLDGWPGTLIVVTHDRYFLERVTDVTYALTGGGRCDLLPGGIDQYLAQRASAAPSSARPEPQKGESAAARERRTGKEMTRIEGQLEKLDQRIAALHQSMAEAASDHVLLGRLNDELRELAQRKDSLEEAWLAAAED; this is encoded by the coding sequence GTGGCGAACCTGATCAACGTCGAACGCGTGACGGTCAGCTACGGCACCCGTACGCTGCTCGACGCTGTGAGCCTGGGCATCGACGACGGCGACGCGGTCGGCGTCGTCGGACGCAACGGCGACGGCAAGACGACCCTGCTGCAGATCCTGACGACGGCGCGCGAACCCGACTCCGGTCGGGTGACTCACACGTCCGGGCTGTCGGTCGGCTACCTGCACCAGAGCGACGACTTCGGAGCCCAGGCCACCGTCCGCGAAGTGATCGTCGGCGGCAGGCCCGACCACGTATGGGCTGCAGAACCGCACACCCGCGACGTGGTCTCGCACCTGCTGGGCGGCGTGGACGTGGACACCACCGTCGGGCACCTGTCCGGCGGTGAGCGGCGGCGCGTGGCGCTGGCCACCGTCCTCATCGCCGGCCACGACGTGCTCGTGCTCGACGAGCCGACGAACCATCTCGACGTCGAGGTGATCGGGTGGCTCGCCGGACACCTCAACGCTCGGCCTGCCAGGGCGCTGGTGGTGGTCAGCCACGATCGCTGGTTCCTCGACGCGGTGTGCACCAGGACGTGGGAGGTGCACAGCGAATCTGGGAAAGGGCGAGTCGACGGTTACGAGGGGGGCTACGCGGCCTACGTGCTGGCGCGCGCGGAGCGGATGCGGCTGGCGGCAGGCGCCGAGGCGCGCCGCCAGAACCTGATGCGCAAGGAACTCGCGTGGCTGCGGCGGGGTCCGCCGGCGCGCACCTCCAAGCCCAAGTTCCGGATCCAGGCGGCCAACGAGTTAATCGCCAACGAGCCCCCGCCGCGCGATTCCCTGGTGCTGCAGAGCTTTGCGACCACCCGACTCGGCAAAGACGTGTTCGACCTGCACCGCGTCCGCCTCGAGGCGGGCGACACCGTCGTGCTCGACAAGATCGACTGGTCGATCGGGCCGGGCGCACGCATCGGCCTGGTCGGCGTCAACGGCACCGGCAAGACGACGGTGCTGCGGCTGCTGGCCGGCGAGCTGGCCCCCACGGCCGGCACGATCAAGCGCGGCGCCACGCTGAAGATCGGTTACCTCAGTCAGGCGCTGGCCGAACTCGGCGGCGCCGAGCGGGTGCTCGACGCGATCGAGAACCGCCGTCGAATCACGGAACTGGCGGGCGGACGGGAGATCAGCGCCGACACCCTGCTGCGAGACTTCGGATTCACCGGCGACAAGCTGACCGCGCGGGTGGCGGAGTTGTCGGGCGGCGAGCGGCGCAGGCTGCAGTTCCTGCGCATGCTGCTCGACGAACCGAATGTGTTGCTGCTCGACGAGCCGACCAACGATCTCGACATCGACACGCTGACTGTCATCGAGGACTACCTGGACGGCTGGCCCGGCACCCTGATCGTGGTCACGCACGACCGCTACTTCCTCGAGCGCGTCACCGACGTCACCTATGCGCTGACCGGCGGTGGTCGCTGCGACCTGCTGCCCGGCGGCATCGATCAGTATCTGGCGCAGCGGGCCTCCGCGGCGCCGTCGAGTGCTCGACCGGAACCGCAGAAGGGTGAGTCGGCAGCGGCGCGCGAACGGCGCACCGGCAAGGAGATGACCCGCATCGAGGGTCAGTTGGAGAAGCTGGACCAGCGGATCGCCGCACTGCATCAGTCGATGGCCGAGGCGGCATCCGACCACGTCCTGCTCGGTCGGCTCAACGACGAACTCCGCGAGCTGGCGCAACGCAAGGACTCGCTCGAAGAGGCGTGGCTGGCCGCTGCCGAGGACTGA
- the argF gene encoding ornithine carbamoyltransferase, with protein MIRHFLRDDDLTPDEQAEVLALAARMKNDPFGHRPLEGPCGVAVIFDKNSTRTRFSFEIGIAQLGGHAVVVDGRSTQLGRDETLEDTGRVLSRYVKAIVWRTFAQDRLTAMAAGSTVPIVNALSDEFHPCQVLADLQTLAERKGALAGLRMSYFGDGANNMAHSLMLGGVTAGIDVTIAAPDGFAPHPDFVAAAKKRAAQTGATVALTADARAAAEGADVLVTDTWTSMGQEDDGLDRVGPFRPFQVNSDLVTLADSEAVVLHCLPAHRGDEITDDVIDGPHSAVWDEAENRLHAQKALLVWLLERAGVEQ; from the coding sequence GTGATCCGCCACTTCCTGCGCGACGACGACCTGACCCCCGACGAGCAGGCCGAGGTGCTGGCGCTGGCGGCGCGAATGAAGAACGACCCGTTCGGCCACCGCCCGTTGGAGGGGCCGTGCGGCGTGGCGGTCATCTTCGACAAGAACTCGACCAGGACAAGGTTCTCGTTCGAGATCGGCATCGCCCAACTGGGCGGCCACGCCGTCGTGGTCGACGGTCGCAGTACTCAGCTCGGCCGCGACGAGACGCTCGAAGACACCGGCCGGGTGTTGTCCCGCTACGTCAAGGCGATCGTGTGGCGCACGTTCGCTCAGGATCGGCTGACCGCGATGGCAGCAGGGTCGACGGTGCCGATCGTCAACGCGCTGTCCGACGAGTTCCACCCCTGCCAGGTGCTTGCTGACCTCCAGACGCTCGCCGAACGCAAAGGCGCGCTGGCCGGCCTGCGGATGTCCTACTTCGGTGACGGCGCCAACAACATGGCGCACTCGCTCATGCTGGGCGGCGTGACCGCGGGCATCGACGTCACGATCGCCGCCCCCGACGGCTTCGCACCGCACCCGGATTTCGTTGCCGCCGCCAAGAAGCGGGCCGCACAGACCGGGGCGACGGTGGCGCTGACCGCCGACGCACGGGCAGCCGCTGAGGGCGCCGACGTACTGGTCACCGATACCTGGACTTCCATGGGACAGGAGGACGACGGCCTCGATCGGGTCGGCCCGTTCCGCCCGTTCCAGGTCAACTCCGACTTGGTCACCCTTGCCGACTCCGAAGCCGTTGTCCTGCATTGCCTTCCCGCACACCGTGGTGATGAGATCACCGACGACGTGATCGACGGGCCGCACAGCGCGGTGTGGGACGAGGCCGAGAACCGCCTGCACGCGCAGAAGGCGCTGCTGGTGTGGCTGTTGGAGCGAGCGGGAGTCGAGCAGTGA
- a CDS encoding TetR/AcrR family transcriptional regulator — MTTNAERKRPGRPPGTSDTRERILASARELFARKGIDRTSIRAIAADAGVDPALVHHYFGTKTQLFAAAIHIPIDPMQVIGPLQEIPVEDIGRTLPSILLPLWESELGKGFIATLRSVLAGNDVSLVRSFFQEIIAAQIGARVDDPPGTGPVRVQFVASQLVGVVMVRYILELEPFKSLPVEQVAEIIAPNLQRYLTGDLPDLS; from the coding sequence TTGACGACCAACGCAGAACGCAAACGGCCCGGCCGACCGCCGGGGACGTCGGACACCCGGGAGCGCATTCTTGCCAGCGCGCGTGAATTGTTCGCGCGCAAAGGGATCGACAGAACCTCGATCCGCGCGATCGCCGCCGATGCAGGGGTCGACCCGGCGCTCGTGCATCATTACTTCGGCACCAAGACGCAACTGTTCGCCGCAGCCATCCACATCCCGATCGACCCCATGCAGGTGATCGGACCGCTGCAGGAGATTCCGGTCGAGGACATCGGCCGGACACTGCCATCGATCCTGTTGCCGCTGTGGGAGTCCGAGCTGGGCAAGGGCTTCATCGCGACGCTGCGGTCGGTCCTCGCGGGGAACGACGTCTCGCTGGTGCGGTCCTTCTTCCAGGAGATCATCGCCGCCCAGATCGGCGCCCGCGTCGACGACCCGCCCGGCACCGGCCCGGTCCGGGTCCAGTTCGTGGCCTCACAGCTGGTCGGCGTGGTGATGGTCCGCTACATCCTCGAACTCGAGCCGTTCAAGTCGTTGCCCGTCGAGCAGGTGGCCGAGATCATCGCTCCCAACCTGCAGCGCTACCTGACCGGCGACCTACCCGACCTGTCCTGA
- a CDS encoding acyl-CoA synthetase produces MDLSAITRPVGRLVATAQNGLEVLRYGGLETGAVPSPFQIIQSVPMYRLRRYFPPDTRPGARQPGPPVLMVHPMMMSADMWDVTRDDGAVGILHKVDIDPWVIDFGAPDKVEGGMERTLADHVVALSEAIDTVKEVTGRDVHLAGYSQGGMFAYQSAAYRRSKDLASIIAFGSPVDTLAALPMNLPPGIAPAAADFMADHVFSRIDIPGWLARTGFQMLDPLKTAQSRIDFLRQLHDREALLPREQQRRFLASEGWIAWSGPAIAELLKQFIAHNRMMSGGFNIHGDLVTLSDIDCPVLAVVGEVDDIGQPASVRGIKRAAPKADVYEYLIRAGHFGLVVGSKAADQTWPTVAQWVKWLDGTGELPGDVNPMALLPQEHSESGVSLSSRVAHGAGAATEMVFSFARSAAGALVSANKSARALAVETARTLPRLARLGQINDHTRISLGRIMSEQARDAPNGEALLFDGRVHTYEAVDRRIDNVVRGLIEVGVRQGAHVGVLMETRPSALVAIAALSRLGAVAVLMPPDVDLAAAVRLGSVSEIIADPTHLDAARGLGTRVLILGGGESRDLHLPEHAGVVDMEQIDPEVVDLPGWYRPNPGLARDLAFVAFSTVGGELHARQITNYRWALSAFGTASAANLSRNDTVYCLTPLHHQSGLLVALGGAVVGGSRIALSRGPRPDRFVQEIRQYGVTVVTYTWGMLRDVIDDPSFSLVGSHPVRLFIGSGMPTGLWKRVVEVFAPAQIVEFFATTDGQAVLANVSGAKIGSKGRQLPGGGEVALAAYDPDEDLILEDDDGFVRRADDNEVGVLLAHPRGPVDPTASIKRGVFAPADTWVSTEYLFRRDEDGDYWLVDNRGLVIRTARGCVFSAPVNDAVGHLGAVDLAVTYGVEVNGHELAVTALALRPGGSIPSADLSEALSDLPVGCPPDIVHVVSKMALSASYRPLISPLRAEGLPKPSRNAWYLDPDTNRYKRLTVAVRTEIAEGQPG; encoded by the coding sequence GTGGACTTGTCGGCGATAACCAGGCCCGTAGGCCGACTGGTGGCCACTGCTCAGAATGGCCTGGAGGTCTTGCGCTACGGCGGACTGGAGACCGGGGCGGTGCCTTCGCCGTTTCAGATCATCCAGAGCGTGCCGATGTACCGGTTGCGTCGGTACTTCCCGCCGGACACGCGGCCCGGCGCCAGGCAACCCGGCCCACCCGTGCTGATGGTGCACCCGATGATGATGTCGGCCGACATGTGGGACGTGACCCGCGACGACGGCGCCGTCGGCATCCTGCACAAGGTCGACATCGACCCGTGGGTCATCGACTTCGGCGCACCCGACAAGGTCGAGGGCGGCATGGAACGCACCCTCGCGGACCACGTCGTCGCGCTCAGCGAGGCGATCGACACCGTGAAAGAGGTCACCGGCCGCGACGTGCACCTGGCCGGCTACTCGCAGGGCGGCATGTTCGCCTACCAGTCGGCGGCCTACCGCCGATCCAAGGACCTGGCAAGCATCATCGCGTTCGGCTCGCCGGTCGATACCCTGGCCGCGCTGCCGATGAACCTGCCGCCCGGCATCGCGCCCGCCGCGGCGGACTTCATGGCCGACCATGTGTTCAGCCGCATCGACATCCCCGGTTGGCTGGCCCGCACCGGGTTTCAGATGCTCGATCCGCTCAAGACCGCACAGTCGCGTATCGACTTCCTGCGCCAGTTGCATGACCGCGAGGCGCTGCTGCCGCGCGAGCAGCAGCGCCGCTTCCTGGCTTCCGAGGGGTGGATCGCCTGGTCGGGACCGGCCATCGCCGAACTGCTCAAGCAATTCATCGCCCACAACCGGATGATGAGCGGCGGCTTCAACATTCACGGCGACCTGGTCACGCTCTCCGACATCGACTGCCCGGTGCTCGCGGTGGTCGGCGAGGTGGACGACATCGGACAGCCCGCGTCCGTGCGCGGCATCAAGCGCGCTGCCCCGAAGGCCGATGTCTATGAGTATCTGATCCGCGCAGGTCATTTCGGTCTGGTCGTGGGCTCCAAGGCGGCCGACCAGACGTGGCCGACGGTCGCACAGTGGGTGAAGTGGCTCGACGGCACCGGCGAGTTGCCCGGGGACGTGAACCCGATGGCGCTGTTGCCGCAGGAGCACAGCGAAAGCGGTGTCTCGCTGAGCTCCCGGGTGGCCCACGGGGCGGGGGCGGCCACCGAGATGGTCTTCAGCTTCGCACGCTCCGCCGCGGGCGCGCTGGTGTCGGCCAACAAATCCGCCCGTGCGCTGGCCGTCGAGACGGCCCGAACGCTGCCGCGCCTGGCGCGACTCGGCCAGATCAACGACCACACCCGCATCTCGCTCGGGCGGATCATGAGCGAACAGGCCAGGGACGCACCCAACGGCGAAGCCCTGCTGTTCGACGGCCGAGTGCACACCTACGAGGCGGTCGACCGACGCATCGACAACGTCGTTCGCGGGCTCATCGAAGTCGGGGTGCGCCAGGGGGCGCACGTCGGCGTGTTGATGGAGACCCGCCCCAGCGCCCTGGTCGCGATCGCCGCACTGTCCCGGCTGGGGGCGGTGGCGGTCCTGATGCCGCCCGACGTCGACCTGGCCGCCGCCGTGCGCCTGGGCTCGGTGTCGGAGATCATCGCCGACCCCACCCACCTCGACGCGGCGCGGGGGCTGGGCACCCGGGTGCTCATCCTGGGTGGCGGCGAGTCCCGCGACCTTCACCTGCCTGAGCACGCAGGCGTGGTCGACATGGAACAGATCGATCCCGAGGTCGTGGACCTGCCGGGCTGGTACCGACCGAATCCGGGACTGGCCCGGGATCTGGCCTTCGTCGCCTTCAGCACCGTCGGCGGCGAACTCCACGCCCGGCAGATCACCAACTACCGTTGGGCGCTCTCGGCGTTCGGCACGGCGTCCGCCGCCAACCTCAGCCGAAACGACACCGTGTACTGCCTGACCCCGCTGCACCACCAGTCGGGACTGCTGGTGGCACTCGGTGGCGCCGTCGTCGGCGGGTCACGGATCGCGTTGTCGCGCGGCCCCCGGCCCGACCGGTTCGTCCAAGAGATCCGCCAGTACGGCGTCACCGTCGTGACCTACACGTGGGGCATGCTGCGCGACGTCATCGACGACCCGTCGTTCTCGCTGGTCGGCAGCCATCCCGTGCGGTTGTTCATCGGCTCGGGCATGCCGACCGGACTGTGGAAGCGCGTCGTCGAGGTGTTCGCGCCCGCCCAGATCGTCGAGTTCTTCGCGACCACCGACGGTCAGGCCGTGCTGGCCAACGTGTCCGGCGCCAAGATCGGCAGCAAGGGCAGGCAGCTGCCCGGCGGTGGCGAGGTCGCGCTGGCCGCCTACGACCCCGACGAGGACCTGATCCTCGAGGACGACGACGGCTTCGTGCGCCGGGCCGACGACAACGAGGTCGGCGTCTTGCTCGCCCATCCCCGTGGACCAGTGGACCCCACCGCCTCGATCAAGCGCGGTGTGTTCGCCCCGGCCGACACCTGGGTGTCCACCGAGTACCTGTTCCGCCGCGACGAAGACGGGGACTACTGGCTCGTCGACAACCGGGGCTTGGTCATCCGCACCGCACGGGGCTGCGTGTTCTCCGCACCTGTCAACGACGCCGTCGGCCATCTCGGGGCGGTCGACCTCGCGGTGACCTACGGGGTCGAGGTGAATGGCCACGAACTGGCCGTGACCGCGCTCGCCCTGCGCCCCGGCGGCAGCATCCCCTCGGCCGATCTGTCGGAGGCGCTGTCCGACCTTCCCGTCGGCTGCCCACCCGACATCGTCCACGTGGTCTCGAAGATGGCACTCAGCGCCTCCTACCGACCCCTGATCAGCCCGCTGCGCGCCGAGGGCCTCCCGAAGCCGTCGCGTAACGCCTGGTACCTGGACCCCGATACGAATCGGTACAAGCGGTTGACCGTTGCGGTGCGTACCGAGATCGCCGAGGGCCAGCCTGGATGA
- the argH gene encoding argininosuccinate lyase: MSTNEGSLWGGRFSGGPSDALAALSKSTHFDWVLAPYDIRASKAHARVLFAAGLLTEEQRDGLLVGLDSLAADVADGGFGPLVTDEDVHGALERGLIDRVGAELGGRLRAGRSRNDQVATLFRLWLRDAIRRVADGVLEVASALADQAAAHPTAIMPGKTHLQSAQPVLLAHHLLAHAHPLLRDVDRLADVDKRTAVSPYGSGALAGSSLRLDPDAIAADLGFAAAADNSIDATASRDFAAEAAFVFSIIGVDLSRLAEDIILWSTTEFGYVELHDSWSTGSSIMPQKKNPDIAELARGKSGRLIGNLTGLLATLKAQPLAYNRDLQEDKEPVFDSVAQLELLLPAMAGLVATLRFDVDRMAELAPLGYTLATDVAEWLVGRGVPFRVAHEAAGAAVRAAEVRGVGLEDLADAELAGIHPELSPQVREVLTVDGSVNSRDARGGTAPVQVARQLRVVRGAVDDLRLRLRR; this comes from the coding sequence GTGAGCACCAACGAAGGCTCGCTGTGGGGTGGGCGATTCTCCGGCGGACCGTCCGATGCGCTGGCGGCGCTGTCGAAGTCGACGCACTTCGACTGGGTGTTGGCGCCCTACGACATCCGAGCGTCGAAGGCGCACGCGCGCGTCCTGTTTGCGGCCGGCCTGTTGACCGAGGAGCAGCGTGACGGGCTGCTGGTCGGCCTGGACAGCCTGGCCGCCGACGTCGCCGACGGCGGCTTCGGGCCTCTCGTCACCGACGAGGATGTGCACGGCGCGCTGGAACGCGGCCTGATCGACCGCGTCGGCGCGGAACTCGGCGGCCGCCTGCGCGCGGGCCGCTCGCGAAACGATCAGGTGGCCACGCTGTTTCGGCTGTGGCTTCGCGATGCGATCCGGCGGGTCGCCGACGGGGTGCTCGAGGTGGCGTCCGCACTCGCCGACCAGGCCGCAGCCCACCCGACGGCGATCATGCCCGGCAAGACGCACCTGCAGTCGGCGCAACCCGTCCTGCTCGCCCATCACCTGCTGGCGCATGCCCACCCGCTGCTGCGCGATGTCGACCGGCTCGCCGACGTCGACAAGCGCACGGCCGTGTCGCCCTACGGATCCGGGGCGCTCGCCGGGTCGTCGCTGCGCCTCGATCCCGACGCGATCGCCGCCGACCTCGGATTCGCCGCGGCGGCCGACAACTCGATCGATGCCACCGCTTCCCGGGACTTCGCCGCCGAGGCGGCATTCGTCTTCTCGATCATCGGCGTCGACTTGTCCCGGCTGGCCGAGGACATCATCCTCTGGAGCACGACCGAATTCGGCTATGTCGAGTTGCACGACTCCTGGTCGACCGGCAGCTCGATCATGCCGCAGAAGAAGAACCCCGACATCGCCGAGCTCGCGCGGGGCAAGTCCGGCCGTCTCATCGGCAACCTGACCGGGCTGCTGGCCACCCTCAAGGCGCAACCGCTGGCCTACAACCGCGACCTGCAGGAGGACAAGGAACCGGTGTTCGACTCGGTGGCCCAGCTGGAGCTGCTGCTGCCTGCGATGGCGGGCCTGGTGGCGACGCTGCGGTTCGACGTCGACCGGATGGCCGAGCTCGCCCCGCTGGGCTACACGCTGGCCACCGATGTCGCCGAGTGGCTGGTGGGACGGGGAGTGCCGTTCCGCGTCGCGCACGAGGCGGCGGGTGCCGCGGTGCGTGCGGCCGAGGTGCGCGGCGTCGGCCTGGAAGACCTCGCGGACGCCGAACTGGCGGGCATCCACCCGGAGCTCTCGCCGCAGGTGCGCGAAGTGCTCACCGTGGACGGATCGGTCAACTCCCGCGACGCCAGGGGAGGCACGGCACCCGTGCAGGTGGCCAGGCAACTGAGGGTGGTGCGCGGGGCGGTCGACGACCTGCGCCTGCGGCTGCGGCGGTGA